In the Cydia splendana chromosome 2, ilCydSple1.2, whole genome shotgun sequence genome, one interval contains:
- the LOC134804206 gene encoding ELAV-like protein 4 — MSKGDSEQQNGSGEESKTNLIINYLPQSMTQEEIRSLFSSIGEVESCKLIRNKGAAFPDALNHALHGGGQSLGYAFVNYHRPEDAEKAISTLNGLRLQNKTIKVSYARPSSEAIKGANLYVSGLPKTMTQSELERLFSPYGRIITSRILCENSGGRPFTGGEQGLSKGVGFIRFDQRVEAERAIQELNGTVPKGATEPITVKFANNPSNNGKALAPLAAYLPAALRFPAPLGRFSSGKSLLAINKGLQRYSPLAGELLGGVLPGAVGSEWCIFVYNLAPETEENVLWQLFGPFGAVQSVKVIRDLQTNKCKGYGFITMTNYDEAVVAIQSLNGYTLGNRVLQVSFKTNKIKTI, encoded by the coding sequence ATGTCGAAAGGCGACAGCGAGCAACAGAATGGCTCCGGCGAGGAGTCTAAAACCAATCTCATCATCAACTACCTGCCCCAGAGCATGACTCAGGAGGAGATCCGGAGCCTTTTCTCTAGTATTGGTGAAGTGGAGAGTTGCAAGCTCATCCGGAATAAGGGGGCCGCGTTCCCTGATGCTCTGAACCATGCGCTGCACGGCGGGGGCCAGTCGCTGGGCTATGCGTTCGTCAACTACCACCGTCCGGAGGATGCGGAGAAAGCCATCTCGACACTCAATGGACTTCGCCTCCAGAACAAAACCATCAAAGTATCTTACGCACGACCAAGCAGTGAGGCCATCAAAGGCGCCAATCTCTACGTGTCCGGGCTTCCGAAAACTATGACTCAAAGTGAGCTGGAACGACTCTTCAGCCCTTACGGCCGCATCATCACATCCCGCATTTTGTGCGAAAATTCTGGCGGGCGGCCTTTCACCGGAGGCGAACAGGGACTGTCTAAAGGAGTGGGATTCATTCGATTTGATCAACGCGTGGAGGCCGAAAGAGCCATTCAGGAACTGAATGGAACAGTGCCTAAGGGAGCGACAGAGCCTATCACAGTGAAGTTTGCGAACAACCCGTCCAACAATGGAAAAGCTTTGGCACCGTTAGCGGCTTACCTGCCGGCGGCGCTTCGATTCCCTGCGCCCCTCGGCCGCTTCAGCTCTGGCAAGTCTCTCCTGGCCATCAACAAGGGATTACAACGCTACAGCCCGTTGGCTGGGGAGCTTCTGGGCGGCGTCCTGCCAGGAGCCGTGGGCTCCGAGTGGTGCATCTTCGTGTACAACCTGGCGCCCGAGACAGAGGAGAACGTGCTCTGGCAACTCTTCGGCCCATTCGGTGCCGTTCAGAGCGTCAAAGTCATAAGAGACCTGCAGACCAACAAGTGCAAAGGGTATGGGTTCATCACAATGACAAACTACGACGAGGCCGTGGTGGCCATCCAGTCGCTGAACGGATACACGCTGGGTAATCGCGTGCTGCAGGTCAGCTTCAAGACCAACAAAATCAAGACGATCTAA
- the LOC134804483 gene encoding zinc finger protein 809-like, with the protein MSESDFEIEYLDEDEEVVQQCVQATGIADSSVPDALNRIPASPKYVVELPAPESSSGSLLVERTPVARSYKRKKPRDDDDSDYDPTDDFEVPGPRRYKKKMQTSTPRPPTTVERKPRVTHITNKRDDLKFRRTLGLKIPNFEDPLCLPVKAVLKDESDARKLRNWNNLCLNHYRNHDTTLKPDAGETVGSQRTVVLRNVKNKLTGKSETTIWGKLTVQSETDKKSEVFQSVLPKYREAKVLDFPVTASRKGKSVRNVDTVVLVKEDEKEETLVVYKPKQALSAIYKLIEETNETEDPNKEDEKKKYLKELTACKLCAPCYQGSWRGYNKTDNKKKSVTCPICERTFVSVYNLLAHVKTHSSEHVKRYKKALSRTLASVVEYHYKCRICNEKCSSIRDLRRHVLTHQSLEQFQCEACNRVIRNDFTM; encoded by the exons ATGTCTGAATCAGACTTTGAAATTGAATATTTAGATGAGGATGAAGAAGTTGTACAGCAATGCGTGCAAGCAACAGGAATTGCTGATAGCTCTGTGCCCGATGCTTTGAATAGAATACCGGCATCTCCTAAGTATGTTGTGGAACTACCAGCACCGGAATCTAGCTCAGGTTCTCTGCTTGTGGAACGAACACCTGTGGCAAGATCTTATAAGCGAAAAAAGCCGAGAGATGACGACGACTCTGACTATGACCCAACTGATGATTTTGAAGTGCCTGGTCCGCGTCGTTATAAAAAGAAGATGCAAACGTCGACCCCACGACCACCGACGACTGTCGAGCGTAAACCAAGGGTTACCCACATCACGAATAAAAGAGACGATTTAAAGTTTAGAAGAACTTTGGGCTTGAAAATTCCAAACTTTGAAGATCCTCTTTGCTTGCCCGTGAAAGCAGTTTTGAAGGATGAAAGTGACGCAAGAAAATTGAGAAATTGGAATAATTTGTGCTTGAACCATTATAGGAATCATGACACTACTTTAAAGCCTGATGCTGGAGAAACAGTGGGCTCTCAACGAACTGTAGTGTTGAggaatgtcaaaaataaattaacag gCAAAAGTGAAACAACAATATGGGGCAAGCTGACAGTGCAGAGCGAAACTGACAAGAAATCTGAAGTGTTCCAATCTGTACTACCCAAATACAGAGAGGCCAAAGTCCTGGACTTCCCGGTGACTGCATCCAGGAAGGGAAAGAGTGTGCGGAATGTGGACACAGTTGTGCTTGTCAAGGAGGATGAAAAAGAGGAGACGCTTGTGGTCTACAAGCCTAAGCAAGCTCTTAGTGCCATCTATAAACTAATTGAGGAAACAAA TGAAACAGAGGACCCCAACAAGGAAGACGAAAAGAAGAAGTACCTTAAGGAACTAACAGCTTGCAAATTATGTGCCCCCTGTTACCAAGGCTCATGGCGCGGCTACAACAAGACTGATAATAAGAAAA AGAGTGTGACCTGCCCAATTTGCGAGCGAACATTCGTGAGCGTGTACAACCTGCTCGCGCACGTGAAGACACACAGCAGCGAACACGTGAAGCGCTACAAAAAGGCGCTCTCCAGGACCCTGGCTAGT GTGGTGGAGTACCATTATAAGTGCCGCATTTGCAACGAGAAGTGCTCCAGCATCAGGGATCTTCGCAGACACGTCCTCACTCACCAAA GTCTTGAGCAGTTCCAATGTGAAGCATGCAACCGCGTAATAAGAAATGACTTTACTATGTAG